A single region of the Vicia villosa cultivar HV-30 ecotype Madison, WI linkage group LG4, Vvil1.0, whole genome shotgun sequence genome encodes:
- the LOC131597316 gene encoding uncharacterized protein LOC131597316, which yields MAGRNDDAIAAALEAMAQALEHQSNRENPPVFKGTHDPDGALTWLKEIERIFHVMDCTSDQKVQEFLRKYFPEDVPGKKEIEFLELRQGNKSVVEYATSLFENGLCPEIKNAVSYQKIRVFAYLVDSCRIYEEDDNVHYRVINEKRGLQFRLVYSDKFSRLSGLPYVQAIPPKPPDFLLISKLALVLSAMNREMVIDSPAKGSVTTSLVCFKCHMSIFDRDFVVDFICLPLRGLDVILGMSLLENNHVHINCYDKSVRFSTPEEEGVESLSTRQMRMLMK from the exons atggctgggaggaatgatgaTGCGATTGCggctgctttggaagcaatggctcaagctttggaACATCAGTCGAAT AGGGAGAATCCACCTGTTTTCAAGGGCACtcatgatcctgatggcgcattgacatggctAAAAGAGATTGAGAGAATATTCCATGTGATGGATTGTACTTCAgatcagaaggttca GGAGTTCTTGAGGAAGTACTTTCCGGAGGATGTCCCTGGAAAGAAGGAAATCGAATTCCTTGAGTTGAGGCAAGGGAATAAGTCGGTTGTGGAGTATGCTACTAGTTTA tttgagaatggattGTGTCCAGAAATCAAGAATGCGGTTAGTTACCAGAAGATACGTGTCTTTGCTTATTTGGTTGATAGTTGTCGGATTTATGAAGAGGACGACAATGTTCATTATCGGGTTATTAATGAGAAGAGGG ggttgcaattccggttgGTGTACAGTGATAAGTTTTCCAGATTATCAG gtttacCATATGTGCAGGCTATTCCTCCTAAGCCACCAGATTTTTTACTAATATCCAA ATTGGCTCTTGTGTTGTCTGCTATGAACAGAGAGATGGTTATCGATAGTCCGGCTAAGGGATCAGTAactacttctcttgtgtgtttTAAGTGTCACATGTCGATTTTCGATAGAGACTTTGTTGTTGATTTTATTTGCTTGCCGTTaagaggtttggatgtgatcttgGGTATGAGCTTGTTAGAGAATAACCATGTTCATATTAATTGCTATGACAAGTCGGTGAGGTTCTCTACTCCTGAAGAGGAAGGTGTGGAGTCGTTGTCTACTAGACAGATGCGCATGTTGATGAAATAG